From the Methanoculleus caldifontis genome, the window GGCGGCGGGATGGAACTCACCCCCGGTATGAAGGTGCTCTACCTCGGTGCGGCGAACGGGACCACGGTCTCGCACGTCGCCGACTATGCCGGAACCGTCTACGCGGTGGAGTTTGCGCCCCGGCCGATGCAGGACCTCCTCGAGGTGGCGCGCCGTAGGAAGAATATCATCCCGATCATGGCCGACGCGAACCGGCCTGACGAGTATGCCCCGTTCATGGAGGCGGTCGACCTCCTCTACCAGGACGTGGCACAGCCCAACCAGGTCGAGATCGCGGAGAAAAACCTCGTCTTCCTCAGGCCGGGAGGGTACCTCGTCCTGATGCTCAAGACCCGGAGCGTGGACGTCAGGCGCGACCCGGCCGGGGTGCTTGAAGAGGCGAGGGAGAGGCTCGAGCGGCGTCTCGAGATCGTGGATGTCCGGTGGCTCGAACCCTACCACCACGACCACGCCGCGATCGTCTGCACCCGCCGTAGTATATATTAGACGGGAGGGTGACTCCTTCATATGGACCGGGTCGTCTTCAACCCCTTCTCCCCTCTGATGCTCCTTCTCCTCCTCGGGATGCTCGGCCTTTTCCTCCTCGCCGTCATCGTCTTCCCGATCCTCTTTCTGACGGCGATCGGGGCGACGTTCGCGAGGCTCGGCTTCTCCTGGTGGCAGGCGCTCCTCATCCTCGTCCTGACGCTGGTGGGGAGTTTCGTCAACATACCGGTGAAGACACTCACATGCAGTCCGTGCACACCGGCCCCTGACCGCTACGTCTCCATGTACGGGCGACTCTACCGCATCCCGCAGCCGGCGCAACGGACGGTCCTCGCGATCAACGTCGGCGGAGCTCTCATCCCGGTCATGATATCGCTCTACCTGATCTACGAATCGGTCATGCTCAGCGGAGGTTACCTCCTCGTGGCGCTCGTCCTCATCGGGGTCGCGGTCGTGACCGTCGTGACGAAGATCGTCGCCCGCCCGGTGCCGGGCCTCGGGATCGCGACGCCGTTCTTCATTCCGCCGCTCGCGGCGCTCTTTGCGGCGCTGGTCCTCTCGCTCTTTGCAGGCGGCGTCCCGGCTGCGGCGGTGATCATCGCCTACGTCAGCGGGACGCTCGGCACCCTGATCGGAGCGGACCTCTTGAACCTCCGCCATATCGCGAGTCTCGGTGCGCCGATGGCGAGCATCGGAGGCGCCGGAACGTTCGACGGCATCTTCCTGACCGGGATCATCGCGGCGCTGCTTGCATGAAATAGTCATCGACCGGTCGTGATTACCGGGCCGCGGGAATCCGGAGTGCTGCGGTGCCCGGGCGTGCCGCGACTTTGCTGTGCGGTTGACCCCGGGAGGGCGGCATGGGCCCTTTCACTCTCCGTTCATCGACTGCAGAAAATGTTCTACTTCCTGTCTGAAGAGAGCAAAGTCGCCTATATGCTCCTCCAGGATTGAGAAGACAAGCGCATCGTCGATTGCCCCGTAGCGGTGCACGACAATGTTCCGAAACCCCTTCATCGCTTTTAAGTTCTGCCGCGTCGCGGGGGCGAGCACCCCGTGCTGCACGAGGTTCTCGAGGATGTTCTCATCGGTACCGGGGACGCCGAGGTGGAGGTCAGCGTTTAAGATAGCGCATATGTCGAAGACGTTCTCGATGGCGTATTCGGCGCGTTTGTATATGCCGTCTTTTACGATGCCGAGCTGCCTGAACGAATCGACCGAATTCGGGAGGTGCTCTTTGACTATATCGATACTCTCGGTCATCTCCTGGAGCTTGATACGGATCGCCGCATCCCGGACCTTGCGCGTCACACCATCGCCTCCTTGCCGATGTAGTCGTATAATCGGTGTTTAAAATCGTCGAATTCCCTGATTGTCTGATATGCGACGTCGTAGAGGAACCGCTCGTCGGGACAGTAAATTACCTCTCCGCGGAGGACTTCCGTCCGGACATAGAGCGGCAGGAGAGAGTAGATCTGGATGTCGTAGCGGTCGTCGGCGAGTTCGGAGAGCGCCGCAAACCGGAACCGGGCTGCCTCCTCGCGATCCCCGTCGTAGTAGATGCAGAGATCGAGATCGGACCCTATCCTCGCCCGCCCTTCGGCAACGGAGCCGTAGAGAATGATGAAGCGGACCTTCTCGAACCCCTCGAGGTTCTTGAGCCGCTCAAGCGCATGCCGGACAAAACGATTCATTCGCCCTCACTTCCCGGGACGCGCCCGGAAGTTCTTCAGGTTTTAAATGGGGATCGCTCTCACATTAACGTTTCCCGCGGTGGGGGCTGTCGGGGCGCGATTCACCCCCGGTGCGGACCTTCCCAGAGGCCGGCAAAGACCCGGACCTGCCGGGCGTAGACCTCCGGAGAGTCCTGCTTGTACTCGAGTGCCGTCGGGACGGTCGCATGCCGCCGGAGCCGGGAGAAGACCGCCGCAAGGTCGAGGCCGCCGTCGGGGTGGTCGAGCTCGATGTGCTCGTCGGTGATCGAGCCGCGCCGAAGGTTCGAGAGGTGGTGGTAGGTCACGTTGATACCCTCGAACCGCTCCAGTTCCTCCGCGAACGAGAGGCCGCGATGGTTTGCGGTGCAGGCGAGGTGGGGGAAGTCGAGGCAGAACCGGGTGATCTTTCTCTCCGCGAGAGCCGTGAGTTCTCCGGCGGTGTTGCCGAGAAGAGGGTAGCCGGCGTAGACCGAAGGGAGGTTTTCGAGGGTGAACCGGGGATCGTTGTGGCGGTCGAGGAACCCGGTGAACCTCTCCGCTGCCTCCGACCGACCTCCGGGCTCGTACCTCCCCGCGTGGAGGACGATCGTCTCCGCACCGAGTGTATCGGCGGCCTCAAAGGTCTGGCAGATCGCCTCCTCTATGTATGCCTCGATCTCGGGGAGCGGCCGGTCGTCGTAAGCCTGCGGAGCGCAGGGGTTGACGCCGTGGCCGTGGTGGGGCGCGTGGATGACGGTGGGGATGCCGGTCGCGGCGACCTCCTCAAGGTGCTGCCGGAAGAGCGGCCGGGGCAGGGGGACGGCCTGGATCTGGATATGGTGGATTGCGCCGCTATCATGGAGTTTCGATAGCAGAGCAAGCGTCCCGGGATCGTCGAGCCGCACGGTGCAGCCGAGGTTGTAGCCAGCCATAAACCACCCTCCGGTGTATGGTGTTGCAGTGCCGGAAGAAAAAGACTGTATAGCCCGGAGCAGATTCGAACTGCTGTCGCGAGATCCAGAGTCTCACATGATTGACCGCTACACTACCGGGCTATTGGGCTCTAAAATGTTGTTTGTAGTCCCTAATTAACCTGACGGCTGAAGGTCATGCCCGCGTCGCCCTCGGGCACTTCCCGCAGGCCCGGCAGACTTCGGCAACGGGCTGTATTTCGGCACCCTTTTTGCAGAACGGCTCGATATCGTTGAGATCCCGCCTGTAGTAAACGTGGGGCACGAGCGCGATGTGCGTGTAGCGCCCGCAGGGCACGCCGATCCGGTCGGCGATCGCCTTCTGAAGGCGTACGAGCGCATACATGTTTGCTCCGGCGGCGGAGAGGATGTCGTTGCTCCGGAACACAACCTTCATCTGGAGTTTTCCGTCCCGGAGGACGCACTGGACGAGTTGCAGGCAGGGGCAGTCGTCGAGTTCCTCGTCGACGACCGGGTTCCAGGTGACCGCGACGGCCCGCCGGGTATTCGGGGCTGCGGCGATCTTCCGGGCGATGTAGGCGATCTGGTCGACGTGGACGTCTTCACCCTCTGCACTGATCCGCTCGCCCCAATCGAAGAGCCGCCGGTGGTAGTCGTACTCGAACTTCGCGTCGGAGCCGTGAAGGAGGTTCTCGGCGTAGGCATCGAGGAACCTCTGCTGGAACCGGGAGGCGGGGCTTACCATCGGCTCGCTCTCCGGCGACTCCACCTCGAACGCGAGTTCCTCGCACTCGATCGTCGCCTCGTCGTTCTCGGTCTCCAGTACCCATCCTTTCTCGAGGACGGTCCTGACCGCCAGTTCGTGTGCCCGTGCGAGCGTGGGGGCCCGAATGATCCGCATGGAGAGTAGTTGGCAGGCGTGAGAGAAAAGTCTCCCCACTAGGGCTGGTCCGGTATATAGATGCTCCGAAGGTTGGCGGCGGGGGTCGGGCACTCGAGGCGCTGCCTGTCCGGGATGGGGGTGCACGGTGGTAGGGCCTTTGAGGGAGAAACGTAACTACAGGGGACCTGGAGCGCCGAGAGCGTCCGGCGCTCTCCGGTTTGCCCGGAGTAAGGTTTTTATTCTCGTGCATGCATTGGTCCCGGTGATCCGGGAATGGAGTGGAATCCTGACGTATTTAGAGCGTTTTCCAGTGATGTGGTGCCTTTTAAGGACGCCAGATCCCCGGTCGACCACAAAGGATATATTAAGTGTTCCACAAATATTGTGACATATTCCGTAATTCGGAGTATAGAGCGTGGTGAACCCGTATTCGACGTCTGTCGAGTACCTCGCGTTCACATTCCCTCATGTCATCACAATGGAGGTATAGTATGAAGAGTATGACAAAATTGATGGTCGTCGCCATGCTCCTCGTGGCTGCGCTGGTCGTTGCACCGGTTGCGGCACAGAGGACTGTAGGCAATGGCGATACTATCTATGTAGGTGAGGACAACCTCGACCTAAGCGCGCTGTACGCCGGGACTAGTGGACACCTGGTTTACTACAGCAACATCGCATCTGCGACTGCCGGCACTGTCGGGAGGACAATCTCAGTTACCAACACCTCGGACTTTGATCTGACCGCATCCGCAGTTGGATCCTCGACCGGGACCTGGTATGCTTTCAATGCTCCCCCGTTCACCGACCCGTCAGCGGCTGTCGGGACCGTTCTCGCCGAGACCCCCTCGACGAACCTTCGCGTTCTCCTGGGAAACACCGGCACCACGTCCGTTGACGGCCAGAGCGTAACCCGCTCGAGCGCTATCCGGTTCCGGGTTGACCACAACCTTGCAGGCCTTGGCGTCGGCACGGCTGACCCCAACTACAACACGATTGAGGTTCGGCTGACCACGCCCGGCGGCGGTACGGTCACCCAGTTCGGCAACCCCGCCCAGAGCCTCAGGCTCCAGCTCACCGGTCAGTGGACCGAGACTGCCCCGATCAACCTGACCGGCGCTACCGCCGG encodes:
- a CDS encoding nucleotidyltransferase domain-containing protein, whose product is MNRFVRHALERLKNLEGFEKVRFIILYGSVAEGRARIGSDLDLCIYYDGDREEAARFRFAALSELADDRYDIQIYSLLPLYVRTEVLRGEVIYCPDERFLYDVAYQTIREFDDFKHRLYDYIGKEAMV
- the hepT gene encoding type VII toxin-antitoxin system HepT family RNase toxin, with the translated sequence MTRKVRDAAIRIKLQEMTESIDIVKEHLPNSVDSFRQLGIVKDGIYKRAEYAIENVFDICAILNADLHLGVPGTDENILENLVQHGVLAPATRQNLKAMKGFRNIVVHRYGAIDDALVFSILEEHIGDFALFRQEVEHFLQSMNGE
- a CDS encoding TIM barrel protein; its protein translation is MAGYNLGCTVRLDDPGTLALLSKLHDSGAIHHIQIQAVPLPRPLFRQHLEEVAATGIPTVIHAPHHGHGVNPCAPQAYDDRPLPEIEAYIEEAICQTFEAADTLGAETIVLHAGRYEPGGRSEAAERFTGFLDRHNDPRFTLENLPSVYAGYPLLGNTAGELTALAERKITRFCLDFPHLACTANHRGLSFAEELERFEGINVTYHHLSNLRRGSITDEHIELDHPDGGLDLAAVFSRLRRHATVPTALEYKQDSPEVYARQVRVFAGLWEGPHRG
- a CDS encoding DUF1614 domain-containing protein, which encodes MDRVVFNPFSPLMLLLLLGMLGLFLLAVIVFPILFLTAIGATFARLGFSWWQALLILVLTLVGSFVNIPVKTLTCSPCTPAPDRYVSMYGRLYRIPQPAQRTVLAINVGGALIPVMISLYLIYESVMLSGGYLLVALVLIGVAVVTVVTKIVARPVPGLGIATPFFIPPLAALFAALVLSLFAGGVPAAAVIIAYVSGTLGTLIGADLLNLRHIASLGAPMASIGGAGTFDGIFLTGIIAALLA
- a CDS encoding thymidylate synthase, which produces MRIIRAPTLARAHELAVRTVLEKGWVLETENDEATIECEELAFEVESPESEPMVSPASRFQQRFLDAYAENLLHGSDAKFEYDYHRRLFDWGERISAEGEDVHVDQIAYIARKIAAAPNTRRAVAVTWNPVVDEELDDCPCLQLVQCVLRDGKLQMKVVFRSNDILSAAGANMYALVRLQKAIADRIGVPCGRYTHIALVPHVYYRRDLNDIEPFCKKGAEIQPVAEVCRACGKCPRATRA
- a CDS encoding fibrillarin-like rRNA/tRNA 2'-O-methyltransferase, with the protein product MIRVGNVLVSPGEGGVYGERTLEGYRVWDPHRSKFAALYTLGGGMELTPGMKVLYLGAANGTTVSHVADYAGTVYAVEFAPRPMQDLLEVARRRKNIIPIMADANRPDEYAPFMEAVDLLYQDVAQPNQVEIAEKNLVFLRPGGYLVLMLKTRSVDVRRDPAGVLEEARERLERRLEIVDVRWLEPYHHDHAAIVCTRRSIY